The proteins below come from a single Plasmodium sp. gorilla clade G2 genome assembly, chromosome: 13 genomic window:
- a CDS encoding chromosome condensation protein, putative, whose amino-acid sequence MKKLGVNNVGENNRSSVKNKDGTNKKTIEVNKNMRRLTFLNNESSDSIEGNKSKYDKNKVKEINDVFKNCMVALSHNKICTRNAFDIHIIEHLEDLINLNDEEIPEELNDEMIENGEFNLSFTRASKAIEGATKVYGYRVEAIYDQTYNFLTNMNLAKQLELDNDTIDDNKNVIDPLNKRMRKRKLTYLQESSTLAKSSDIIVDSLSLSNISVDTFFLKLNSTYDHSCGQKYLLPNLNLNNDLSIQFDGDIDVCQYKKRRKNLDDTQKDIKQKENVIDKDINDDNCDNYDIITYNNNIHDKVDEKKKKNDAEILKNSKNKQNESNTTNMDSFDMNEHKEFFDIYKKKLFLNADILREILYGGPDDFNSLNICPELDYFKEELKKHKLKRTDSKDTDEVDKEDVDGNLYNDDEMCITDKNNIINFYDENLGCNMSNNMLIESIYNSDALNVEKTKMYGQNGSDMTYANMNEEIKNNNMNNLNISNCDNNDLYLGEYRMDDLNIENIMQESLVFDNMNYSCDKNINFSNNGLLLHQSNHMMDGMDFPELINSEKKELFLGNTQINNEHYLLKNNDIINKRDSIISEVPDDDTLWNRSVMTFENRINAIDINNDFNYHYYMPSKLMMMGNFRNLIDINKNLTNNINNNNNNKSTILQSIIMQKKMKDVFDVTSIDFENLYIENNNIELSTYDLWKKEKKKYVSNALFCIDQTSYIFDTRENCVNCVNTVADKIMKFSKFCVYPDFLHASNKNKNKHNNMINNNNNNNSNNNMNVILNEVNDDNILNDIDPINQYDFNNNIDHFDMDNIDDMNDGQTQQGLNEAIDKFYNMDFDNIWTHNDNKNNINMNNNNNLNNSTYNNNNSNNLSLFKKHSNFFNNTLFQFHHSNTFGSVPFENISKFVDVAKIKNILCDIVKPNEEEEKDNKNDSICDYQTEKDNQIVTYTAEKTTTFEEIVKETTAKLNESEASSTSIHMLFVCLLYTCNDQELLLEKIPNQNNFYVRYGLPAECHVNQDDVPMLKN is encoded by the exons atgaaaaaattaggTGTGAATAATGTTGGAGAGAATAACCGGAGTagtgtaaaaaataaagatgggACTAATAAAAAGACAATAGAAGTGAATAAGAATATGAGGAGGCTTACCTTTTTAAATAACGAGAGTAGTGATAGTATAGAGGGTAATAAGAGTAAATATGATAAGAATAAagtaaaagaaattaatgaTGTTTTTAAGAATTGTATGGTTGCATTATCTCATAATAAGATATGTACTAGGAATGCTTttgatatacatattatagaACATTTAGaagatttaataaatttaaatgatgaagaaatacctgaagaattaaatgatgaaatGATAGAAAATGGagaatttaatttatcatttaCACGTGCATCTAAAGCTATTGAAGGTGCTACAAAAGTATATGGTTATAGAGTTGAAGCTATATATGATCagacatataattttttaactaATATGAATTTAGCTAAACAACTTGAATTAGATAATGATACAattgatgataataagaaTGTAATTGATCctttaaataaaagaatgagaaaaagaaaattaacaTATTTACAAGAATCTTCTACACTAGCTAAATCTTCTGATATCATTGTAGATTCCTTGTCGTTGTCTAATATATCTGTTGataccttttttttaaaattaaatagtaCTTATGACCATTCATGTGGtcagaaatatttattacctaatctaaatttaaataatgatttGTCTATACAATTTGATGGTGATATTGATGTGTGTCAATATAAgaagagaagaaaaaatttggATGATACTCAGAAGGatattaaacaaaaagaaaatgtaatTGATAAGGatattaatgatgataattgtgataattatgatatcattacatataataataatatacatgaCAAAGttgatgagaaaaaaaaaaaaaatgatgcagaaattttgaaaaattcaaaaaataagCAAAATGAATCAAATACTACAAATATGGATAGTTTTGATATGAATGAACATAAAgaattttttgatatatataagaagaaattatttttaaatgcaGATATATTaagagaaatattatatggtGGTCCTGATGATTTCAATAGCTTAAATATATGTCCAGAATTAGATTATTTtaaagaagaattaaaaaagcATAAATTGAAAAGAACGGATTCTAAAGATACAGATGAAGTAGATAAGGAAGATGTTGAtggtaatttatataatgatgatgaaatgTGTATTACagataagaataatattataaatttttatgatgAGAATTTAGGATGTAATATGagtaataatatgttaatagaaagtatatataatagtgaTGCGTTAAATGTGGAGAAAACAAAAATGTATGGACAGAATGGTAGTGACATGACATATGCTAATATGAATGAagagataaaaaataataacatgaataatttaaatatttctaattgtgataataatgatttatatttaggAGAATATCGAATGGATGatttaaatattgaaaatattatgcAAGAATCTTTAGTGtttgataatatgaattattcatgtgataagaatataaatttttctaATAATGGTTTATTACTTCATCAAAGTAATCATATGATGGATGGAATGGATTTTCCAGAATTAATAAACAGTGAAAagaaagaattatttttaggaaatacacaaataaataatgagcattatttattaaaaaataatgatattataaataaaagagaTAGTATTATATCAGAAGTACCAGATGATGATACATTATGGAATCGTAGTGTTATGACATTTGAAAATAGAATAAATGctatagatataaataatgattttaattatcattattatatgccTAGTAAATTAATGATGATGGGTAATTTTAGAAATTTAatagatattaataaaaatcttacaaataatattaataataataataataataagtcaACTATATTACAAAGTATAATTATgcaaaagaaaatgaaagatGTTTTTGATGTTACTAGTATAGATTTTGAAAATctttatattgaaaataataatatcgaATTATCTACATATGATTTAtggaagaaagaaaaaaagaaatatgttTCTAATGCATTATTTTGTATTGATCAAACATCCTATATTTTTGATACACGTGAAAATTGTGTTAACTGTGTAAATACTGTAGCAGATAAAATTATGAAGTTTTCAAAATTTTGTGTATATCCGGATTTCTTGCATGCATCTAATAAGAATAAGAATAAACACAATAATATgatcaacaataataataataataatagtaataataatatgaatgttaTATTGAATGAagtaaatgatgataatattctAAATGATATAGATCCTATAAATCAATATGattttaataacaatattgATCATTTTGATATGGATAATATAGACGATATGAATGATGGGCAGACACAACAAGGTTTAAATGAGGCAATcgataaattttataatatggattttgataatatatggacacataatgataataaaaataatattaatatgaataacaataataatttaaataatagtacatataataataataatagtaataatttgAGTTTGTTTAAAAAACATAGTAATTTCTTCAATAATACTTTATTTCAATTTCATCATTCAAATACTTTTGGTAGTGTGCCCTTTGAAAATATTTCCAAATTTGTAGATGTAgctaaaattaaaaatattttatgtgaTATAGTTAAGCcgaatgaagaagaagaaaaggaCAACAAAAATGATTCCATATGTGATTATCAAACAGAGAAGGATAACCAA aTTGTTACTTATACGGCTGAGAAAACGACAACCTTTGAAGAAATCGTCAAGGAG acTACGGCAAAATTGAATGAATCAGAGGCAAGTAGCACTTCAATACACATGTTATTCGTATGTCTTTTATATACTTGCAATGACCAAG aactattattagaaaaaataccgaatcaaaataatttttatgttcgATATGGTTTACCTGCAGAATGTCATGTAAATCAAGATGACGTACCAATGTTAAAAAATTGA